A stretch of Apis cerana isolate GH-2021 linkage group LG1, AcerK_1.0, whole genome shotgun sequence DNA encodes these proteins:
- the LOC107994697 gene encoding RAB6A-GEF complex partner protein 2 isoform X1, protein MIEITAKLIRGPVYFSGEVIECLVSFSNPPNPIHQISQSHSDIFESLAWASAQVHCQCSTNSKIVFSEKLNMTAQLAAINANTTFAPWQQDNGHVVLNTKPKILFCDLRLSPGESKTYLYRETIPSDAPPSYRGHAVKYSYKITVGTQRVNTAIKLLRIPFRVLSLSELPEVAACNDSVDLSPNNPFMETQHRETPLDVALQTLQNLTARRSPNFYNITNGRGRVVRFCLFKNSYKLGEDIVGTFDFSNATVSCAQVSVALQSEEHISDEYRRGKAITPTLVSYNKHHEMCMGLKYSHLVLPIPLHVTPDFTTDLMTLKWRLHFEFVTTSKLVEMPNETSINWQGPLVLDVETMIWDLPVHIHPTTTPPNTAQQIKYNIVI, encoded by the exons atgattgaaataacagcaaaattaattagagGACCCGTATATTTTTCTGGTGAAGTTATAGAATGTTTAGTCTCGTTTAGTAATCCTCCAAATCCAATTCATCAAATTTCTCAAAGTCAtag tgatatttttgaaagtctTGCATGGGCTAGTGCTCAAGTTCATTGTCAATGTTCCACAAAtagtaaaattgttttttcagaaaaattaaacatgacAGCTCAATTAGCTGCTATTAATGCAA ATACTACATTTGCACCATGGCAGCAAGATAATGGTCATGTTGTTCTAAATACAAAgcctaaaattttattttgtgatttaCGTTTATCTCCAGGTGAAAGTAAAACAT ATCTTTATCGGGAAACAATTCCAAGCGATGCACCTCCATCTTATAGAGGACATGcagtaaaatattcatataaaattactgtTGGAACACAACGAGTAAACACAGCTATAAAATTGCTTAGAATTCCATTTAGAGTACTTTCTTTGAGTG aattgccTGAAGTAGCTGCTTGCAATGATAGTGTCGATTTAAGTCCAAATAATCCATTCATGGAAACACAACATAGAGAAACTCCATTAGATGTGGCACTACAAACTCTTCAg aatttaacaGCTAGACGTAgtccaaatttttataatattacaaatggaCGTGGACGCGTCGTAAGATTTtgtcttttcaaaaattcctaTAAACTTGGAGAAGATATAGTTGGAACATTTGATTTCTCAAATGCTACTGTTTCTTGTGCACAAGTATCTGTTGCATTGCAATCAGAAGAACATATTTCTGATGAATACAGACGAGGAAAGGCTATAACTCCAACTTTAGTTAGTTACAATAAACATCATGAAATGTGTATGggtttaaaatattctcatttaGTATTACCAATACCATTACATGTAACACCGGATTTTACAACTGATTTAATGACATTAAAATGGAGATTACATTTTGAATTTGTTACAACTTCAAAACTAGTAGAAATGCCAAATGAAACTAGTATTAATTGGCAAGGACCATTAGTTTTGGATGTTGAAACAATGATTTGGGATTTACCTGTTCATATTCATCCAACAACTACACCACCTAATACTGCACaacaaataaagtataatatagtgATAtag
- the LOC107994698 gene encoding DNA repair protein xrcc4, giving the protein MAKINVCEIFNQVDDKYYTLYVEWFNSHLKIMLLESKILPLIGEMNTKNINDFSNELSKSFDEYFTETKKILCGKDTEIKYFIKNEILEWRNNTWILGKIELHSISKIQLCENFQQLLKFYQSIQNKITTLEKENKNLIHINEKLNLEIENMIEIKTTMEQNLYKKFTVLLNSKKKKIKELKNIIKEKESNKKSIFDVCTDGSEESEKEDQIENSTLSIINKRKSFINNKPQKIQKNEKTDNISDDKIIYEASSSKDYSNNFNSKKLKSSLTFTEEKSDNELFL; this is encoded by the exons atggcaaaaataaatgtatgtgaaatttttaaccaaGTTGATGACAAATATTATACACTTTATGTAGAATGGTTTAATTCAcatcttaaaataatgttattagaatcaaaaatattaccgTTGATTGGTGAG atgaacactaaaaatataaatgatttttctaatGAATTATCTAAATCATTTGATGAGTATTTTacagaaacaaagaaaatacttTGTGGGAAAGatacagaaattaaatattttattaaaaatgaaattttagaatggAGAAATAATACATGGATCcttggaaaaattgaattgcattctatttcaaaaattcaactttgtgaaaattttcaacaactattaaaattttaccaaagtattcaaaataaaataactacattagaaaaagaaaataaaaatttaatacatataaatgaaaaattaaatttggaaatagaAAACATGATAGAAATCAAAACTACTATGGaacaaaatctttataaaaaatttacagtactcctaaattcaaaaaaaaagaaaattaaagaattaaaaaatattataaaagaaaaagaaagtaataaaaaatcaatttttgatgtatGTACAGATGGAAGTGAAGAATCTGAAAAAGAagatcaaattgaaaattctacaTTATCTATCATTAATAAgcgaaaatcttttattaataataagccacaaaaaatacagaaaaatgaaaaaactgataatatttctgatgataaaataatttatgaagcaTCTAGTAGCaaagattattcaaataattttaactctaagaaattaaaaagtagtTTAACTTTTACTGAAGAAAAATctgataatgaattatttctttaa
- the LOC107994697 gene encoding RAB6A-GEF complex partner protein 2 isoform X2 yields the protein MQYLADTTFAPWQQDNGHVVLNTKPKILFCDLRLSPGESKTYLYRETIPSDAPPSYRGHAVKYSYKITVGTQRVNTAIKLLRIPFRVLSLSELPEVAACNDSVDLSPNNPFMETQHRETPLDVALQTLQNLTARRSPNFYNITNGRGRVVRFCLFKNSYKLGEDIVGTFDFSNATVSCAQVSVALQSEEHISDEYRRGKAITPTLVSYNKHHEMCMGLKYSHLVLPIPLHVTPDFTTDLMTLKWRLHFEFVTTSKLVEMPNETSINWQGPLVLDVETMIWDLPVHIHPTTTPPNTAQQIKYNIVI from the exons ATGCAA TATCTTGCAGATACTACATTTGCACCATGGCAGCAAGATAATGGTCATGTTGTTCTAAATACAAAgcctaaaattttattttgtgatttaCGTTTATCTCCAGGTGAAAGTAAAACAT ATCTTTATCGGGAAACAATTCCAAGCGATGCACCTCCATCTTATAGAGGACATGcagtaaaatattcatataaaattactgtTGGAACACAACGAGTAAACACAGCTATAAAATTGCTTAGAATTCCATTTAGAGTACTTTCTTTGAGTG aattgccTGAAGTAGCTGCTTGCAATGATAGTGTCGATTTAAGTCCAAATAATCCATTCATGGAAACACAACATAGAGAAACTCCATTAGATGTGGCACTACAAACTCTTCAg aatttaacaGCTAGACGTAgtccaaatttttataatattacaaatggaCGTGGACGCGTCGTAAGATTTtgtcttttcaaaaattcctaTAAACTTGGAGAAGATATAGTTGGAACATTTGATTTCTCAAATGCTACTGTTTCTTGTGCACAAGTATCTGTTGCATTGCAATCAGAAGAACATATTTCTGATGAATACAGACGAGGAAAGGCTATAACTCCAACTTTAGTTAGTTACAATAAACATCATGAAATGTGTATGggtttaaaatattctcatttaGTATTACCAATACCATTACATGTAACACCGGATTTTACAACTGATTTAATGACATTAAAATGGAGATTACATTTTGAATTTGTTACAACTTCAAAACTAGTAGAAATGCCAAATGAAACTAGTATTAATTGGCAAGGACCATTAGTTTTGGATGTTGAAACAATGATTTGGGATTTACCTGTTCATATTCATCCAACAACTACACCACCTAATACTGCACaacaaataaagtataatatagtgATAtag